ACAGATTATATTTTTGATATCGACGACGCGAATTATATGGGTATATGGATGTTTGCTAAAATTGTAGCCCAGGGCATCAAAGTGGCATTTCCTTGTGAAAAGGTTGGTGTTGCAGTTGTAGGCTTGGAGGTTCCGCATGCTCATATACATTTAGTTCCTATTAATGAAATAGGCGATATCAACTTTTCTAAAGAAAAGCTCACGATAGATGATGAAACACTAAGCGAGCATGCGGAGAGGATAAGACAGGCTTTAGCAGACTTAACGAGCAACAATTAACTGTTTATTCTTCAAAGAGAAGGTTTAAGTATAAAATCCCTATTTTAAACGGTGCACGTTGTCTTTTACGAACGCGTCCCAGCCAGTATAGCTTTTATTGGTTTTGCTTCCGGCTGTTATTCCCTGAAAGGCGTGACATACGGCCACAGCTAAGCCGTCTGTAGCATCCAGAAACTGTGGGTTTTCTTTGAAAGCTAAAAGTGTTTTTAGCATAGCAGCTACCTGCTCTTTGGAGGCATTGCCATTACCGGTAACGGATTGTTTTATTTTACGGGGAGCATATTCGGCGATTTCAATTTTTTTTGATAAAGCAGCGGCCATAGCAACACCTTGAGCTCTGCCCAATTTTAGAATTACCTGTATGTTTTTTCCATAAAAAGGATCTTCTAAGGCCATGCAATCGGGGGCGTACTGTTCAATTAATGCAGTCGTTTTTTCAAAAATTCTTGCAAGCTTTAAGGCCTGATTATCTAAATGTCCGAGCTTCACTATTCCAAGGCTAATCAAGGTAAGCTTTTTTCCTTTTTCTTTTATCAAACCGTAGCCCATCACTTTGGTCCCCGGGTCAATACCTAAAATGATTCGTTCTGATAGATCTTGCTGCAACATACTGCAATATTACGAAGATTAAATCGATAAATAGCAAGTCAAGTACCTTATCGTAAAAAGGTAGAAAGTTGGATAATAATTACGTTAATATGTCGCAATTGTGAACGGCATGTAAACATAATTTGTTAACATTGCAGGAAATAAGAATATCATTGGCCCCTCAGCATAAGAAAATATTGAGCGCTATAATAAAAGGGTGTATCCTTTTATTAATTGTATGGTTTGTTTATAAGAAACTCAACGATAATCAAAATCTCCTCGAATTTAATTTGCTCTTGGCTAAATTGGAGCCAGACGTAATAGTGATAACTATTGGTATTCTTTTGGCTTTAATGTTAATTAATTGGCTGTTGGAATGCGTAAAGTGGCAATATTTATGTAAACCTATTGAACATATTAGTTTCTGGAAGGCGGTAGAATCGGTTTTTTGTGGGTTAAGTTGGGCAATTTTTACGCCGAATAGGATAGGGGAATATGGAGGCAGGGTATTTTTTCTTCAACCCAGGAAAAGGATTTTCGGTGTTGTAGCAATGGCTGTTGGCGCCTTCGCACAAATGATTATAACCAATATTGTGGGCGTTTGGGCGTTTTTATGGTTTGTTTCTAAATACTGGGATATTCCTTTACTGATATATCTAGGCGGTTATGTATTAGCATTTTTGTTTTCCCTGGTATTACTTTTGATGTACTTTAGAATAAGCCTATTACATGGCTTTATTAAAAAATATCGAATCTTTGCTAAAGTGCAGCGTTTTTTTTCGCTATTGGCTAGATATAAAACGAAGAAGCTTGCGCGTGTATTTGCCTTATCCTTCGCGAGATTCGTCGTTTTTACCTCTCAGTATGTCTTTATTATGCAGGTGTTAATTGCTGATATGCCCATATTCGCCATGGTTATGATGGTTTTTATCTTATTTTTTATTCAATCTGCAATTCCTTCATTAGATTTGTTGGATGTCGGTGTACGCAGTTTAACAGCTGGTTACCTATTTGCATATATTACAACACAAGAATTGGCGGTAATGGCGTCTGCCGCGGCTATTTGGTTTGTTAATTTGATCATTCCGGCAATTATAGGTTCAGTATTTGTTTTTAAAATTAATTTCTTTGGTAATCGTTAGTAGTATCACAGCTATTTTAAGCATATGTTATGTATATATAGTGCTTGTGCTCCGCAGAGGATGGTTAAAGCTTCCCGTACATCAGCCTTTTGAAGCTAAAGAGGTAAAAACGATAGTGACGGTATTGATTGCTGCACGTAATGAGGAGCAAAACATAGCGGCTACCATTGAAGCCATTCTAGCTCAGGATTACCCAAGGAATTTAGTTGAACTTATTGTTGTAGATGATCACTCTACGGATAATACTAGCGCTATTATCGCTTCTTATGCAGAAAAAGGTGTTCGGCTAATCCAGTTGAATGAACCGCAAAAATTGAACTCTTATAAAAAGAAGGCTATTACTAAGGCCATAGCCGTTGCTAAAGGTGAACTTATGGTGGCTACTGATGCAGATTGCTATATGGGTGAACATTGGCTTCGGGCGATTGTTACTTTGTATGAAGAAAAGAAGTTTAAACTGATATCGTCTCCAGTGATCTATTATAAAGAAAAGAGCTATTTCGAACGGCTACAGACCTTGGAGTTTCTTTATCTCATAGGGCTTGGGGGCGCTTCTATCGGTATTAATAAGGCTTCCACCTGCAATGGTGCCAATTTGGCGTATAGACGCGATGTATTCTACGAGTTGGGTGGTTTTCAAGGCATAGATGATCTAGCTAGTGGCGACGACGAATTGTTTTTACATAAAGTAGCCGAAAGATATCCTTCGAGTATCGGTTTTTGTAAGGCAAGGGAGGCTGTAGTTTATACAGAGGCTAAAGAAAACGTAAGAGAATTTATTAGACAGCGGAAAAGATGGGCGTCTAAGAGCACTCGATATAAAAATAAAGGTGTAGTACTCTTGGGGATTGTGATATGGTTGTTTAATCTGCTAATTCTGCTGAGCGGATTATTTAGTTTGTTTCAGCCATCATTTGCTTATGTGTTTTTTGTAGCGCTGTCTGCAAAAATATTGATAGAACTTTGTTTTATGGTACCTTTAACACGGTTTGCCGATCGGAAAAAGCTATTGTGGAACCTCCCTCTGTTGAGCGTGATACACGTATGTTATATTGTCTATATCGGCATTGCCGGAAATACAGGGAAATATTATTGGAAGGGAAGGATGGTAAAGTAATCGTCCTTGTTAAACCGTTAATTTTGCTCTAATAACTTCCTCTGTATTTTTAACTACTTCTTCCGCCGTTAGTCCCTTAGGCTCAATAGGACTTAGTACCTCCCAGGTCATCACATTAAATGTGTTTAAGGGGTACATGCCGTATTTAACCATTTTCCACGAATTATTGATTGCGATAGGTACAACCAAGGCTTCGGGTACTTTTTTTAGTATGGTGGCAATACCTCCTATAGCAAAGGGCTTCATCACACCGGTTTTAGACCGTGTGCCCTCCGGAAAAATTACGGTCGACCATGTTTTGACTTTCATATTGTTGGCCAACTTCAAGATCTCAGCAATAGATTGTTTAGGGTCTCTTCTATCTATATTGGCGGCACCCCCATACTTTAAATTAAAAGATATGCTAGGAATACCTTTAGCTAATTCAATTTTAGAGATAAACTTAGCATGATGTTTCCTTAGGAAATAAATTAATGGAGGTATGTCATACATGCTCTGATGATTTACGATAAATATAATGGAACGATTAGTTGGTAACTGTTGCGTATTGATAAACTTTACAGTGTTACCCAATAAGTAGTAGCTGCTCGTTAAAAACAAATTGAGTATATCAACAGATTTCTTGTGCGTATTATACCCGCCTAATTTCAGACTAAGCCATTGTATGGGGTGAAATACAACCAAAATAAGTCCGAAATATACATAGTGAAGCGGTGTTAATATATATCCAAAGAGTTTACGCATAAGAAGATTATTAACATGCAATTAGTTTACGTATTCAAGAACACCTAGGCTACCGCCAATTAAAGTAATGGCGATGAATAAAAGGCTTGGCAAAAATAATATTTATTTTAATATAACTAAAAGTAGAAAAGCCTGATTATTGTGCATAGTCAGGCTTTTCTACTTCATTTGGGAAAGTACTGCATCACGCTATGACAAATCGAAAGCTTTTTTTATCGGTTCAATAAAATCAAGCTTCTCCCAAGTGAATAGTTCAACTTCCATGGTTTTTGTTTCACCAGCAGTGTTTTCGAAGGTTTTACTTACGGTACGCGGCTCGCGCCCCATGTGCCCGTATGCCGCTGTTTCAGCATATATAGGGTTGCGTAATTTAAGCCTCGTTTCTATGGCATATGGGGTTAAGTCGAATAGCGCTTTAATCTTTTCAGCAATTTCGCCATCAGAAAATGTCAGGTTGCTTTTTCCATAGGTGTTTACATAGATGCCCATGGGATCTTTTACGCCTATGGCATAAGAAAGTTGTACAAGAATTTCATCAGCGACGCCAGCAGCCACAAGATTTTTAGCGATGTGACGGGCGGCATAAGCAGCTGAGCGGTCCACCTTTGAAGGGTCTTTGCCAGAAAAAGCTCCACCGCCGTGGCCACCTTTTCCTCCATAGGTGTCTACAATAATCTTTCTGCCGGTTAGGCCGGTATCTCCATGTGGACCTCCAATCACAAACTTTCCGGTAGGATTGATGTGGTAGGTAATATCATGGTTAAATAACAGCTGTAGTTCTGGTTTCAATTGTGATTTCACACGGGGGATTAAGATGTGAATAATGTCTTGTTTGATCCTGGAGAGCATAGCCTCTTCATTGTCAAATTCATCGTGTTGCGTAGAAACTACAATCGTGTCTATGCGCAAGGGTGTATGATTGTCGTCGTAAGCAATCGTTACCTGTGCTTTAGCATCAGGACGCAAATAAGTAATTTCTTTATTTTCCCGTCGTAAAGCGGCTAACTCATATAACAGTTTATGGGATAAATCTAAGGCTAATGGCATCAGGTTGTCAGTTTCTTTATTGGCATATCCAAACATGATCCCTTGATCGCCGGCACCTTGGTTTTCTTTTTCTACCCTATCCACCCCTTGGTTAATATCGGCCGATTGTTCATGTATAGCTGATAATATGCCGCAGGAGTTAGCTTCGAACATATAGGCAGATTTCGTGTAGCCAATTTTTTCGATGACCGACCTGGTTATTTTTTGAACGTCTAGGTAGGTGCGCGACTTTACTTCTCCTGCTAATACGACCTGACCGGTAGTAACCAATGTTTCCACGGCCACACGGGAGTCAGGGTCCCATGCTAAAAAATTGTCAATTAACGCATCTGAAATTTGATCTGCTATTTTATCTGGATGTCCTTCCGAAACGGATTCTGAAGTGAATAAATATGGCATAAATTATGGTGTTTTCAATGTAATTGTTATAGTTATTATCGGTATAAAAAATCTTAAGTAAATCTATGGAGTGTAAAACAGATCAGAAAGGCAGTTTTTAGCACTTTTTTACTGTGGTTGCAATCTCGCCGTATCATTGGCACGCAAATCATTCCACATTTTACTATGCAAAAGTACAATTCATTTTTTTAATAAAGAAACGCTTCGTACGATAAGTTAAGAATGCTTTCGATAGAAATGATCGTCATAACTTTTAGGAAACTAAAAATATGAAGTATTTTTGTTTACAAGAAGTACAAAAGTTGATCCATGGAAAAAAGGCGTATACAGTTCATCATTAATCCGATATCGGGTGGAAAAAACAAAAAAGGTTTTGCCAGATTAGCTGAAAAATACTTGGATAACAACTTATTTGAAGCAGAATTTCGAATGACGGCACGTGTCAATCATGCTTCCGAATTAACAAAGCAAGCGATAGAAAAAAATGTAGATCTTGTAGTTGCGGTTGGAGGAGATGGTACTATCAATGAAATTGCCAAAGAGCTTATCGGTACAACAGTGCCTTTGGCTATTGTGCCTGAGGGTTCGGGTAATGGCTTGGCCCGTTATCTCGGAATATCATCTGACGTTGGACAGGCCATTAAAAAGATAAATGCTTTTAACATCATTACGATTGATAGCGGACTGGTAAACGAAAGGGCATTTTTTAATATGGCGGGTATGGGCTTTGATGCATTGATCAGTAATCGCTTTGCGGAGAATAATACAAGGGGCCCGGTGGGATATCTTAAAGTGGTGTTGGAGGAAATCAGTACGTATAAGGCATTAAAATATAAGCTGAATATCGACGGAAAGCAGATGGAAAGGGAGGCATTCATGATAAGCATTGCCAATTCCCCTCAGTATGGTAACAACGCTTATGTTGCACCACAGGCATCTGCAGAAGACGGTTTGCTGGATGTGTGCATTATAAAGCAGTTTCCCTTAATCCAGTTTCCGGTAATGATTTATCATCTGTTTAGCCGAACAGCAAATCAATCCGAGTATGTAGAAATCATTAAAGGAAAGCGTATTTTGATCGAGCGACCAAAAAGCGGTCCGGTGCATTTAGATGGTGAACCTATCGACTTGGAAGAGAAGCTTTCTATACAGGTGTTACCCTCATCGTTGAAAGTGGTGTGCTGAGGCTTAATAAGCGTTTGCCTAACTTAATTTTACAACTGCGATAAAATAAAATAGCATAATATATGACGAAACGAAAGAAACAACAATATACAGGCATTGTGTATTCAACCGACGAGAATTATTCTTATTCAACAGATGGTCAAGATAACGGTGATTTGGAGACGCTAACTCCAGGAGAACAACAGTTACGTGTTACTTTGGACAAAAGGCAACGAGCGGGGAAATCCGTAACAATTGTTACGGGCTTTGTCGGGCGGGATGACGACTTGCTAGCTTTGGGAAAACTCTTGAAAAATAAATGTGGTGTGGGAGGAACGGTTAAGGATGGACAAGTGTTGATTCAAGGCGACTTCAAGGTGAAGGTGGCAACGATTCTGCTTAATGAGGGGTACAAAGTAAAACAAGTTGGAAGCTAAACCAATAAGCTTTTACAGAAATCGTAAGCTTTTTTTGCTGAAAGACAATATACCTGAGGAGTTGTCGTTTAGTAGTGCGTACTGCAAACGTTGGTTTATTATGTTGATTATATAAAATATAAAAAAAACAGCTATAGATAGTGTTTATTTTACACTATCTATAGGGTGTTGAGTGATAATTAATTATGGATGTATTGAAATTTGTGAAAAATTGAAGGTTTCCGCTTTTCTTCCTAGTAAGAATTACCGATACCGCCGTTTTTTTGTGTCATTAATTTGCAATTACAAAAAAAAATAGTTTTTATTGTAAAATATTGTCTCCCAAAAATGGTAGATGAATATAAAGAGGACGTTCTTTTTAATGCGTTGATGCCGCTGTTGCACGTTGAAAAGAGAGCTAGAGTTAAAAAGTTAATATTACAGAAATTTGTTTTTTAATCTAAAATTATAAATTTGCTTTTGCCTTCTAGAAAAATCACGATAAGGCAAAGTGTTTATTGTACAATTAAAATTAATCCATAAAACTAAAAACTAAAAAATCAAAAAAATGGCAAACGCACCAAAACCAACCCCAGCTAAAAAAGAGAGCAGCTCAAAAGGTTCTAACGTATTTGCAAGTCTGGCAATTATCATCTGTTTTATTATTGGAGCTTTAGTATGGAAGTTCGTCATGGGTGATCCCGCGAACTTTGAAGGGGGTGATCCGGAAAATGGACAGCCGCTTCCAGGAAACTATTTTGGAATGGTTTATAAGGCAGGATATGTGGTTCCAGTATTGTTAGGTCTCTTATTGATGGTTATCGTATTCTCGTTTGAACGTTTCTTCGTTATCAACAGAGCCTCAGGAAAAGGAAATGTGGATGCATTCGTTACCAGAATACAAGGTTACCTTTCGGCTGGAAATATCGATGCAGCTATCAGCGAGTGCGACAAGCAAAAAGGGTCTGTGGCAAATGTTATAAAATCAGGTTTGCTTAAATACAAAGAAGCTTCTGTAGATAGCACCTTGGATACAGAACACTCGGTAGTAGCTATTCAGAAAGAGATAGAAGAGGCAACAGCATTGGAGATGCCTATGTTAGAGAAGAACTTAACTGTTATCGCTACACTGGTTTCTATCGGTACATTAACTGGTCTATTGGGAACGGTAACAGGTATGATCAAGGCCTTTGCGGCGTTGGCAACCGGTGGGGCCCCTGATCAGGCGGAACTTGCGAACGGTATTTCGGAAGCTTTGATCAATACTGCAACGGGTATCTTTACTTCTACCATCGCTATCGTAATGTATAACGTGTTTACTTCAAAAATTGATAAACTAACTTATTCAATTGACGAGGCTGGTTTCTCAATCGTACAGACTTACGCTTCTAAGCATAAATAAAAATGAAAAAAAGCTCCATGTTATTTATGGAAAAGTGATGGGGCTTGCATCATAATAGTAAACAAGAGATTTTTATTTAACTTATAAATGTAAAGAGATGCCAAAGATTAAAGTAAAAAGAGCAAGCACCACCATCGATATGACCGCGATGTGTGACGTGTCGTTCCTGCTTTTAACATTCTTTATTCTTACAGCAACAGCCCGTCAGCCTGAGCCTTTACCAGTAGATACTCCGGCATCTACTGTACAGATTAAGGTGCCCGACGGAAATTTGGGAACAATTACCATTGGTGACAATGGAAAGATGTTTTTCGGAGTAACTGGACCAAATGTAAGGGTACGTATGCTGGAAAGAATGTCTGAAAAGTATAGCATAGGCTTTTCACAGCAAGAGAAAGAGCGCTTTTCGTTGATGGAAGGGTTCGGAGTGCCGATGGGAAACCTAAAGCAGATTATCGCCATGGATAACAACGAGCGTGGAAAACCTGGGTTACAACCGGGAATTCCTAGTGACTCGACAGGTAATAATCCTTCTGAACTACACGAATGGATTATAGCTGCTCGTTATGCGACGAAGGAAGTCAATAATGCAGAAATGCGGGTTGCTATCAAGGGAGATGCAAAAGAACAGTACCCAGCAATTAAAAAGGCTATTGATATTCTTCAGGGACAGAAAATTAATAAGTTTAGTTTGGTAACTAATCTTAGAACAGAGGATTACGGTAATTAACAATAAAAAGAATTAAAAAATGGCAGAATTAAATACCGGTGGTAAACAGCAGCCCAGGGTTGACTTAACAGCCATGGTTGACTTGGCCTTCTTGTTGATTACGTTTTTCATGTTGACAACATCCCTGGCCAAACCCCATGCGATGGATGTGGCTATGCCAGACAAGGATAAGGAAAACAAAGATGATAATCTTGAAGTTGCCGATAACAGAAGTATGACTGTACTCTTGGGAGCGAATAATAAGATCGCTTATTATATGGGACAATTGGAAAATCCTATCGACGGACCAACAGTTGTGGATTATGGTAAGAATGGTATTCGACCTGTTCTCTTAGAGAAATTAAA
This Olivibacter sp. SDN3 DNA region includes the following protein-coding sequences:
- a CDS encoding HIT family protein, giving the protein MSTIFSKIVSGEIPAHKVAESNDFLAFLDNSPLAEGHVLVIPKKETDYIFDIDDANYMGIWMFAKIVAQGIKVAFPCEKVGVAVVGLEVPHAHIHLVPINEIGDINFSKEKLTIDDETLSEHAERIRQALADLTSNN
- the ruvC gene encoding crossover junction endodeoxyribonuclease RuvC; translated protein: MLQQDLSERIILGIDPGTKVMGYGLIKEKGKKLTLISLGIVKLGHLDNQALKLARIFEKTTALIEQYAPDCMALEDPFYGKNIQVILKLGRAQGVAMAAALSKKIEIAEYAPRKIKQSVTGNGNASKEQVAAMLKTLLAFKENPQFLDATDGLAVAVCHAFQGITAGSKTNKSYTGWDAFVKDNVHRLK
- a CDS encoding lysylphosphatidylglycerol synthase domain-containing protein encodes the protein MQEIRISLAPQHKKILSAIIKGCILLLIVWFVYKKLNDNQNLLEFNLLLAKLEPDVIVITIGILLALMLINWLLECVKWQYLCKPIEHISFWKAVESVFCGLSWAIFTPNRIGEYGGRVFFLQPRKRIFGVVAMAVGAFAQMIITNIVGVWAFLWFVSKYWDIPLLIYLGGYVLAFLFSLVLLLMYFRISLLHGFIKKYRIFAKVQRFFSLLARYKTKKLARVFALSFARFVVFTSQYVFIMQVLIADMPIFAMVMMVFILFFIQSAIPSLDLLDVGVRSLTAGYLFAYITTQELAVMASAAAIWFVNLIIPAIIGSVFVFKINFFGNR
- a CDS encoding glycosyltransferase, yielding MVIVSSITAILSICYVYIVLVLRRGWLKLPVHQPFEAKEVKTIVTVLIAARNEEQNIAATIEAILAQDYPRNLVELIVVDDHSTDNTSAIIASYAEKGVRLIQLNEPQKLNSYKKKAITKAIAVAKGELMVATDADCYMGEHWLRAIVTLYEEKKFKLISSPVIYYKEKSYFERLQTLEFLYLIGLGGASIGINKASTCNGANLAYRRDVFYELGGFQGIDDLASGDDELFLHKVAERYPSSIGFCKAREAVVYTEAKENVREFIRQRKRWASKSTRYKNKGVVLLGIVIWLFNLLILLSGLFSLFQPSFAYVFFVALSAKILIELCFMVPLTRFADRKKLLWNLPLLSVIHVCYIVYIGIAGNTGKYYWKGRMVK
- a CDS encoding 1-acyl-sn-glycerol-3-phosphate acyltransferase — protein: MRKLFGYILTPLHYVYFGLILVVFHPIQWLSLKLGGYNTHKKSVDILNLFLTSSYYLLGNTVKFINTQQLPTNRSIIFIVNHQSMYDIPPLIYFLRKHHAKFISKIELAKGIPSISFNLKYGGAANIDRRDPKQSIAEILKLANNMKVKTWSTVIFPEGTRSKTGVMKPFAIGGIATILKKVPEALVVPIAINNSWKMVKYGMYPLNTFNVMTWEVLSPIEPKGLTAEEVVKNTEEVIRAKLTV
- the metK gene encoding methionine adenosyltransferase, producing the protein MPYLFTSESVSEGHPDKIADQISDALIDNFLAWDPDSRVAVETLVTTGQVVLAGEVKSRTYLDVQKITRSVIEKIGYTKSAYMFEANSCGILSAIHEQSADINQGVDRVEKENQGAGDQGIMFGYANKETDNLMPLALDLSHKLLYELAALRRENKEITYLRPDAKAQVTIAYDDNHTPLRIDTIVVSTQHDEFDNEEAMLSRIKQDIIHILIPRVKSQLKPELQLLFNHDITYHINPTGKFVIGGPHGDTGLTGRKIIVDTYGGKGGHGGGAFSGKDPSKVDRSAAYAARHIAKNLVAAGVADEILVQLSYAIGVKDPMGIYVNTYGKSNLTFSDGEIAEKIKALFDLTPYAIETRLKLRNPIYAETAAYGHMGREPRTVSKTFENTAGETKTMEVELFTWEKLDFIEPIKKAFDLS
- a CDS encoding diacylglycerol kinase family protein, producing MEKRRIQFIINPISGGKNKKGFARLAEKYLDNNLFEAEFRMTARVNHASELTKQAIEKNVDLVVAVGGDGTINEIAKELIGTTVPLAIVPEGSGNGLARYLGISSDVGQAIKKINAFNIITIDSGLVNERAFFNMAGMGFDALISNRFAENNTRGPVGYLKVVLEEISTYKALKYKLNIDGKQMEREAFMISIANSPQYGNNAYVAPQASAEDGLLDVCIIKQFPLIQFPVMIYHLFSRTANQSEYVEIIKGKRILIERPKSGPVHLDGEPIDLEEKLSIQVLPSSLKVVC
- a CDS encoding translation initiation factor, which produces MTKRKKQQYTGIVYSTDENYSYSTDGQDNGDLETLTPGEQQLRVTLDKRQRAGKSVTIVTGFVGRDDDLLALGKLLKNKCGVGGTVKDGQVLIQGDFKVKVATILLNEGYKVKQVGS
- a CDS encoding MotA/TolQ/ExbB proton channel family protein; translation: MANAPKPTPAKKESSSKGSNVFASLAIIICFIIGALVWKFVMGDPANFEGGDPENGQPLPGNYFGMVYKAGYVVPVLLGLLLMVIVFSFERFFVINRASGKGNVDAFVTRIQGYLSAGNIDAAISECDKQKGSVANVIKSGLLKYKEASVDSTLDTEHSVVAIQKEIEEATALEMPMLEKNLTVIATLVSIGTLTGLLGTVTGMIKAFAALATGGAPDQAELANGISEALINTATGIFTSTIAIVMYNVFTSKIDKLTYSIDEAGFSIVQTYASKHK
- a CDS encoding biopolymer transporter ExbD: MPKIKVKRASTTIDMTAMCDVSFLLLTFFILTATARQPEPLPVDTPASTVQIKVPDGNLGTITIGDNGKMFFGVTGPNVRVRMLERMSEKYSIGFSQQEKERFSLMEGFGVPMGNLKQIIAMDNNERGKPGLQPGIPSDSTGNNPSELHEWIIAARYATKEVNNAEMRVAIKGDAKEQYPAIKKAIDILQGQKINKFSLVTNLRTEDYGN
- a CDS encoding biopolymer transporter ExbD, with the protein product MAELNTGGKQQPRVDLTAMVDLAFLLITFFMLTTSLAKPHAMDVAMPDKDKENKDDNLEVADNRSMTVLLGANNKIAYYMGQLENPIDGPTVVDYGKNGIRPVLLEKLKSVQAATGKGLIVIIRPAETSNYRNLVDILDEMKIVNATQYTIGDIGEAEVELLKEQGIN